A window of the Gossypium hirsutum isolate 1008001.06 chromosome A03, Gossypium_hirsutum_v2.1, whole genome shotgun sequence genome harbors these coding sequences:
- the LOC107887071 gene encoding uncharacterized protein, with protein MASVTFLHLHDPEDELVRDNHHHHQHEQTLTLDSLPYWSRDFHFFSSPDADLPRPDDDVSLPDSLIVNGPDLFDRRENQVNFVIDLFHQRVEQSQVSSGTTPNNNSNSGNGNGNNTSNNDAADLVSDALSESGFGVIEGNHELDLGLALGFDSMDTHSSDVEIDIGGGEYEDDHFFVERRVSGLSASEAASNFSGVERFGDSMRIVGFRSDSEDDDENENDNRTLAIDLNSGDDYGIDDHVNDCYDVGADDDVSVSIPLFWDSLQLEDRRETIEDFEWEEVDGRVDERDVLSVFVDGDDDVNSVSLSISPMIAPEDAVSFERAAGLETLEWEVLLNANNLETTPEMGENTDPFFADRDDYIDTAEYEMLFGQFAENENAFIGKPPASKSVVENLPCVVVTQEDVVNNNALCAVCKDEVNLGEKMKQLPCAHRYHGDCIIPWLGIRNTCPVCRHELPTDDADYERRRSTRAGRAL; from the coding sequence atggcGTCGGTGACTTTCCTTCACCTTCACGACCCAGAAGACGAACTCGTTCGGGACAACCATCATCACCACCAGCACGAACAAACCCTCACCCTCGATTCCCTCCCTTATTGGTCTCGTGATTTCCACTTCTTCTCTTCCCCCGACGCCGATCTCCCTCGCCCAGACGACGACGTTTCGCTCCCCGATTCCCTCATTGTCAACGGCCCCGATCTCTTCGACCGCCGCGAGAACCAAGTCAACTTCGTCATCGATCTCTTCCACCAACGCGTCGAACAATCTCAGGTTAGTTCCGGTACTACCCCCaataacaattccaattctggtAACGGAAATGgtaataatactagcaataatGATGCGGCTGATTTGGTTTCCGATGCTTTGAGCGAATCCGGTTTCGGTGTTATTGAGGGAAATCATGAGCTGGATTTAGGGTTGGCGTTAGGGTTTGATTCCATGGATACTCATTCGAGTGATGTTGAGATTGATATTGGTGGCGGTGAATATGAGGACGACCATTTCTTTGTGGAAAGGAGGGTTTCAGGGTTGAGTGCTAGTGAGGCCGCTTCTAATTTTAGTGGCGTTGAGAGGTTTGGGGATAGCATGCGGATTGTTGGGTTTAGATCAGATTCGGAGGATGATGATGAGAATGAGAATGATAACCGGACGCTCGCAATTGATTTGAATTCTGGGGATGATTATGGTATTGATGATCATGTTAACGATTGTTATGATGTTGGTGCTGATGATGATGTGAGTGTTAGTATTCCACTTTTCTGGGATTCGCTTCAGTTGGAGGATCGTCGGGAGACCATTGAAGATTTTGAGTGGGAGGAAGTGGATGGTAGGGTTGATGAGAGGGATGTTTTAAGCGTGTTTgttgatggtgatgatgatgtgaATTCGGTTTCACTTTCCATTTCCCCTATGATAGCACCTGAAGATGCGGTTAGTTTCGAGAGGGCAGCTGGGTTGGAGACTTTGGAGTGGGAGGTTCTGTTGAATGCTAATAATTTGGAAACAACCCCCGAAATGGGTGAGAACACTGACCCATTTTTTGCTGATCGTGATGACTATATTGATACTGCTGAATATGAGATGCTTTTCGGACAGTTTGCTGAGAATGAGAATGCATTTATCGGGAAGCCTCCAGCTTCAAAATCTGTAGTTGAGAATCTTCCTTGTGTGGTCGTAACTCAGGAGGATGTTGTGAATAACAATGCGCTTTGTGCGGTTTGTAAGGATGAGGTTAACCTTGGTGAAAAGATGAAGCAGCTGCCATGTGCTCATCGCTATCATGGAGATTGTATTATACCTTGGCTGGGAATAAGGAATACCTGTCCTGTTTGTCGTCATGAGTTGCCAACAGATGATGCTGACTATGAAAGGAGAAGGTCCACAAGAGCTGGACGTGCACTTTAA